A genome region from Carcharodon carcharias isolate sCarCar2 chromosome 17, sCarCar2.pri, whole genome shotgun sequence includes the following:
- the elmod3 gene encoding ELMO domain-containing protein 3 isoform X1 has translation MDGDQHCRIEAKEKVLNFPGIGNCAPGTLQEQHSYKNGLLGMCLRPHVTDDAHNGNAVLKTIPISTLKQNGLLQSLTAGADENKHDVEVTLEVLQAEAEWEALEAVHRDFPLEEQEGPNDVTGCTQVISFNEALQHFQTADLCEYRKNIQPTVRRTGFSAITHFLFGPPRLHKELQEERDLVFAIGQCSLDNDQKVHIRVLQTIYKKLTGAKFDCARYGSHWEQLGFQGTDPGTDLRGTGFLGLMHTLYMVMDLQTLPLARDIYKLSQHPIQNFPFCLMSINITRITIQALREECLSKECNRRQQVIGVLNDFYVAAFLHLYQIWKTQHKTISDSGFVLKGVEMFAKKNPKQLLKRLETYLLERQNGTVLPADKLSPPSNHTMAGMTPKQTSATNTKEMNFMGVCELELEPEGEVRLI, from the exons ATGGATGGGGACCAGCACTGTAGAATTGAGGCTAAAGAGAAG GTGTTGAACTTTCCTGGCATTGGAAATTGTGCTCCTGGGACCCTTCAAGAACAGCACAGTTATAAAAAT GGTTTGCTGGGTATGTGTCTGCGTCCACATGTGACTGATGATGCTCACAATGGGAATGCGGTGCTGAAAACTATACCT ATTTCTACATTGAAGCAAAATGGCCTTTTACAATCGCTTACGGCTGGAGCGGATGAAAATAAACATGACG tggaGGTGACTTTGGAGGTGTTGCAGGCAGAGGCTGAGTGggaggctttggaagcagttcacagaG ATTTTCCATTGGAAGAACAGGAAG GTCCAAATGATGTAACTGGATGCACCCAAGTCATCTCCTTTAATGAAGCACTTCAGCATTTTCAAACAGCTGATCTCTGTGAATACAGG AAGAACATACAGCCAACTGTGCGGAGGACAGGGTTTTCTGCCATCACTCATTTTCTCTTCGGCCCTCCGCGGTTGCACAAGGAGTTGCAGGAGGAGCGGGACTTGGTATTTGCGATTGGCCAGT GCTCCTTGGACAACGATCAGAAAGTTCACATTCGAGTTTTGCAGACAATTTACAAGAAACTGACTGGGGCAAAGTTTGACTGTGCACGATATGGGTCACATTGGGAACAATTAGGATTTCAAG GTACGGATCCAGGGACTGACCTACGAGGGACAGGATTCCTCGGGCTGATGCACACATTGTATATGGTGATGGACCTGCAAACTTTACCATTGGCTCGTGATATTTACAAATTGTCACAGCATCCAATACAA aattttcctttctgtcttATGTCCATTAACATCACCAGAATCACAATCCAGGCATTGAGGGAAGAATGTTTATCCAA AGAATGTAATCGAAGGCAGCAGGTGATTGGAGTCCTGAATGATTTCTATGTGGCAGCATTCCTGCATCTTTATCAGATTTGGAAAACACAGCACAAAACCATCTCTGATTCAGGATTTGTTCTTAAAG GGGTTGAAATGTTTGCCAAAAAGAATCCAAAACAACTCCTGAAAAGGTTGGAAACGTACTTGTTGGAGCGTCAGAATGGAACAGTCTTGCCGGCAGACAAGCTGTCCCCACCTTCAAATCACACTATGGCTGGAATGACACCAAAACAAACATCTGCCACAAACACCAAAGAGATGAACTTTATGGGCGTCTGTGAGCTTGAGCTAGAACCTGAGGGTGAGGTGCGGCTAATCTGA
- the elmod3 gene encoding ELMO domain-containing protein 3 isoform X2 produces MDGDQHCRIEAKEKVLNFPGIGNCAPGTLQEQHSYKNGLLGMCLRPHVTDDAHNGNAVLKTIPISTLKQNGLLQSLTAGADENKHDVEVTLEVLQAEAEWEALEAVHRDFPLEEQEGPNDVTGCTQVISFNEALQHFQTADLCEYRNIQPTVRRTGFSAITHFLFGPPRLHKELQEERDLVFAIGQCSLDNDQKVHIRVLQTIYKKLTGAKFDCARYGSHWEQLGFQGTDPGTDLRGTGFLGLMHTLYMVMDLQTLPLARDIYKLSQHPIQNFPFCLMSINITRITIQALREECLSKECNRRQQVIGVLNDFYVAAFLHLYQIWKTQHKTISDSGFVLKGVEMFAKKNPKQLLKRLETYLLERQNGTVLPADKLSPPSNHTMAGMTPKQTSATNTKEMNFMGVCELELEPEGEVRLI; encoded by the exons ATGGATGGGGACCAGCACTGTAGAATTGAGGCTAAAGAGAAG GTGTTGAACTTTCCTGGCATTGGAAATTGTGCTCCTGGGACCCTTCAAGAACAGCACAGTTATAAAAAT GGTTTGCTGGGTATGTGTCTGCGTCCACATGTGACTGATGATGCTCACAATGGGAATGCGGTGCTGAAAACTATACCT ATTTCTACATTGAAGCAAAATGGCCTTTTACAATCGCTTACGGCTGGAGCGGATGAAAATAAACATGACG tggaGGTGACTTTGGAGGTGTTGCAGGCAGAGGCTGAGTGggaggctttggaagcagttcacagaG ATTTTCCATTGGAAGAACAGGAAG GTCCAAATGATGTAACTGGATGCACCCAAGTCATCTCCTTTAATGAAGCACTTCAGCATTTTCAAACAGCTGATCTCTGTGAATACAGG AACATACAGCCAACTGTGCGGAGGACAGGGTTTTCTGCCATCACTCATTTTCTCTTCGGCCCTCCGCGGTTGCACAAGGAGTTGCAGGAGGAGCGGGACTTGGTATTTGCGATTGGCCAGT GCTCCTTGGACAACGATCAGAAAGTTCACATTCGAGTTTTGCAGACAATTTACAAGAAACTGACTGGGGCAAAGTTTGACTGTGCACGATATGGGTCACATTGGGAACAATTAGGATTTCAAG GTACGGATCCAGGGACTGACCTACGAGGGACAGGATTCCTCGGGCTGATGCACACATTGTATATGGTGATGGACCTGCAAACTTTACCATTGGCTCGTGATATTTACAAATTGTCACAGCATCCAATACAA aattttcctttctgtcttATGTCCATTAACATCACCAGAATCACAATCCAGGCATTGAGGGAAGAATGTTTATCCAA AGAATGTAATCGAAGGCAGCAGGTGATTGGAGTCCTGAATGATTTCTATGTGGCAGCATTCCTGCATCTTTATCAGATTTGGAAAACACAGCACAAAACCATCTCTGATTCAGGATTTGTTCTTAAAG GGGTTGAAATGTTTGCCAAAAAGAATCCAAAACAACTCCTGAAAAGGTTGGAAACGTACTTGTTGGAGCGTCAGAATGGAACAGTCTTGCCGGCAGACAAGCTGTCCCCACCTTCAAATCACACTATGGCTGGAATGACACCAAAACAAACATCTGCCACAAACACCAAAGAGATGAACTTTATGGGCGTCTGTGAGCTTGAGCTAGAACCTGAGGGTGAGGTGCGGCTAATCTGA